The Octopus bimaculoides isolate UCB-OBI-ISO-001 chromosome 13, ASM119413v2, whole genome shotgun sequence genome includes a window with the following:
- the LOC106876300 gene encoding uncharacterized protein LOC106876300: MYGVNIIFYSAVMVCLGSGAVMKMEPKMAEDEIIYERAVLKTLTNNLLVDRMLENSAADKEPQNENLTNEIAENDSLQNIAQMQCSWKGNAGKCCADLLHLPKCTYFFCLVAILYFLYNI; this comes from the exons ATGTATGGAGTAAACATTATCTTCTATTCAGCTGTAATGGTATGTCTGGGAAGTGGTGCCGTCATGAAGATGGAACCAAAGATGGCTGAAG ATGAAATTATTTATGAAAGAGCTGTTTTGAAGACACTGACAAATAATCTCCTGGTTGATCGAATGCTCGAAAATAGTGCAGCAGATAAGGAACCTCAAAATGAAAACCTGACGAACGAAATTGCTGAAAATGATAGTTTGCAAAATATAGCGCAGATGCAATGTTCTTGGAAAGGAAATGCGGGCAAATGTTGTGCTGATCTGCTTCATCTTCCTAAATGtacgtattttttttgtttagtcgCCATTTTGTATTTCCTTTACAACATCTAA
- the LOC106876301 gene encoding uncharacterized protein LOC106876301 translates to MVAIKVIFCLAVMVCLANGAVIKLDPKISKDTSTYERVLLEKLIEKFQFERMLKNNDIEPQNEILVTEVAENSELRNLEHLRCSWNQNIGNCCAGLFRLPKLCIRMEISNRELQFSLTIGGHVILRKTFRGTFTKTFEFHLGVASISFTLNVETLSTQEFKACFRITYKVLFFHLSTNLGCIHKYFHSNEISPPDSIEDWNINDKVSFGAQVFQADTAKRLEYIGERNENADSLTWSKDAEK, encoded by the exons atggttGCGATTAAGGTAATCTTCTGTTTAGCTGTAATGGTATGTCTGGCTAATGGTGCTGTCATAAAGTTGGATCCAAAGATAAGTAAAG ATACTAGTACTTATGAAAGAGTTCTTTTAGAGAAACTTATAGAAAAGTTTCAGTTTGAACGAATGCTGAAGAATAATGATATCGAACCTCAGAATGAAATACTGGTCACTGAAGTTGCTGAAAATAGTGAGTTGCGAAATCTTGAACATCTGAGGTGTTCTTGGAATCAGAATATAGGGAATTGCTGTGCCGGTCTGTTTAGACTCCCTAAAT taTGCATTCGAATGGAAATTTCAAACAGAGAGTTGCAGTTCTCATTAACAATTGGTGGTCATGTGATTCTGCGTAAAACTTTCC GAGGAACATTTACTAAAACTTTTGAATTCCATTTGGGAGTTGCTTCAATTTCATTTACATTGAATGTGGAGACTTTAAGTACCCAGGAATTTAAAGCGTGCTTCCGTATAACCTACaaggttttgttttttcatctctCAACTAATCTCGGTTGTATCcacaaatattttcattccaACGAAATTAGCCCTCCGGACAGTATAGAAGATTGGAATATAAATGATAAAGTTTCTTTTGGGGCACAAGTATTTCAAGCTGACACGGCTAAGAGACTGGAATACATTGGCGAAAGAAACGAAAACGCAGATTCTCTCACTTGGTCCAAAGACGCCGAGAAGTAA